A single uncultured Acetobacterium sp. DNA region contains:
- a CDS encoding PC4/YdbC family ssDNA-binding protein: protein MAAITFKVVEEIGVLSELPSGWQKELNLVSWNERDPKYDLRDWNADHEKMRKGITLTADELVQLRDILNGMEL from the coding sequence ATGGCTGCGATTACATTTAAAGTTGTAGAAGAAATTGGCGTCCTCAGTGAATTACCAAGCGGGTGGCAAAAAGAGTTGAATCTGGTCAGCTGGAATGAACGGGATCCTAAGTATGATCTGAGAGACTGGAATGCTGATCACGAAAAAATGCGTAAGGGAATCACATTAACTGCTGATGAATTAGTCCAATTACGTGATATCCTAAATGGAATGGAACTTTAG
- a CDS encoding DUF1294 domain-containing protein, whose translation MDNLIIYSALYLGIINLITFFLFWNDKRRSKKAGWRIPEKTLLGLCVVGGSVGGILGMRVFHHKTKHLQFSVGMPIILILQVGLFIFLFMRGF comes from the coding sequence ATGGATAACTTAATTATATATAGTGCCCTTTATTTAGGCATCATTAATTTAATTACTTTTTTCTTATTTTGGAACGATAAGCGACGATCAAAAAAGGCCGGGTGGCGAATTCCGGAAAAAACCCTGTTAGGATTATGTGTCGTTGGCGGATCGGTAGGAGGCATCTTGGGTATGCGTGTTTTTCATCATAAAACAAAGCATCTTCAATTCTCAGTGGGTATGCCAATTATTCTTATTCTTCAGGTGGGACTGTTTATTTTTCTTTTCATGAGAGGGTTTTGA
- the moaC gene encoding cyclic pyranopterin monophosphate synthase MoaC: MDKENLEFTHFNEAGRSKMVDVTEKKSTERVAIAKGSIAMKKETLQKVIDGQMKKGDVLGVAQIAGIMGVKRTADLIPMCHNIFISGSDINFQIDEENSRILIEATVKNTGQTGVEMEALTAVSVAALTIYDMCKAVDKEMTIENIYLAKKTGGKSGVFINPNQK; the protein is encoded by the coding sequence ATGGACAAGGAAAATTTAGAATTCACCCACTTTAATGAAGCGGGACGGAGTAAAATGGTCGACGTCACTGAGAAAAAAAGCACCGAACGGGTAGCGATTGCCAAAGGGTCAATCGCGATGAAAAAAGAAACGCTCCAAAAGGTGATTGACGGACAGATGAAAAAGGGCGATGTGTTGGGCGTCGCCCAGATTGCCGGGATTATGGGGGTTAAGCGGACGGCGGATTTGATTCCGATGTGCCATAATATTTTTATCTCCGGCAGTGATATCAATTTTCAAATTGATGAAGAAAATTCAAGAATTTTAATTGAGGCAACTGTCAAGAATACCGGTCAAACCGGGGTGGAAATGGAAGCATTAACCGCTGTTTCAGTGGCAGCGTTGACCATTTATGACATGTGCAAAGCAGTTGATAAAGAAATGACTATTGAAAATATTTATCTGGCTAAAAAAACCGGAGGCAAATCCGGGGTATTTATTAATCCAAATCAGAAATAG
- a CDS encoding glutaredoxin domain-containing protein: MKEIKLYTWAHCPYCRAARELLEEKGLKYTDIDIYNDEQTRRQLQDQTGHYTVPFVFIGETFIGGFSELKEIEFSGKLDELL; this comes from the coding sequence ATGAAAGAAATAAAGTTATATACTTGGGCCCACTGTCCATATTGCAGAGCAGCAAGAGAACTTCTGGAAGAAAAAGGATTGAAGTACACCGATATTGATATTTATAATGACGAGCAAACACGTCGCCAACTACAAGATCAGACAGGTCATTACACAGTGCCTTTTGTCTTTATTGGGGAGACATTTATTGGCGGTTTTTCAGAACTGAAAGAAATCGAGTTTAGTGGTAAACTTGACGAATTATTATAA
- a CDS encoding HesA/MoeB/ThiF family protein, whose product MSRYERNFPAFSQEEFERIQNASICVVGCGGLGGYIIEMLARIGIGSLILIDGDVFEESNQNRQIFSTEKNLGTPKAKAAAARVKLINKEVNVTYYHDFLDEENGASLVGDANLVVDALDNVPARMIVQTLCKQKNIPLIHGAIGGWFAQITTVFPEDDTLSRLYAGEKEHDSKALGNPSFTPALAASLEVSEALKVITGKEELLRNKLLYIDLLSNDFFTFNI is encoded by the coding sequence ATGTCACGCTATGAACGAAACTTCCCGGCTTTTTCTCAAGAAGAATTCGAACGGATTCAAAACGCCTCAATTTGTGTGGTGGGTTGTGGTGGTTTAGGCGGCTATATTATTGAAATGCTGGCCCGGATCGGAATTGGATCACTCATCCTGATTGATGGCGATGTTTTTGAAGAATCCAATCAGAATCGACAAATATTTTCCACCGAAAAAAATCTTGGCACCCCTAAAGCAAAAGCAGCAGCGGCACGAGTAAAGCTGATTAATAAAGAGGTCAACGTCACCTACTATCATGATTTTCTGGATGAAGAAAACGGCGCATCCCTCGTCGGCGATGCCAATCTTGTGGTGGACGCACTGGATAATGTTCCCGCCCGGATGATCGTCCAGACGCTTTGCAAACAGAAAAACATCCCCCTGATCCATGGGGCTATTGGCGGCTGGTTTGCCCAAATAACCACGGTCTTCCCCGAAGATGACACCCTTTCCCGACTTTACGCCGGTGAGAAAGAACATGATTCCAAAGCATTGGGCAACCCATCTTTTACGCCAGCGCTGGCTGCATCCCTGGAAGTATCCGAGGCTTTAAAAGTAATCACTGGCAAGGAAGAGCTTTTGCGCAATAAACTTTTATATATTGATTTATTGTCCAACGATTTTTTTACATTTAATATTTAG
- a CDS encoding amino acid permease has translation MQQSRYNLFTAIALIVGVVVGSGIFFKSDNILVATGGSVALGILVFVIAAISIVFGCLTIAELAARTDHPGGVLSYAKEFISPSMGAAYGWFQTFIYLPTITAILAWVSGIYFCILFNVEQTLEIQILAGIGCFFILYATNIFSAKIGGYFQSGAMVIKLIPLVIIGIAGLIFGGSGEYFTTTAISEVSSTGWIAAIAPIAFSFDGWIISTSVAYEIKNSKRNLPLALAISPLIILVLYIIYFVGISNLVGPAEIMRTGDAHLDFAANMIFGPSGAKILMLFVFISVLGTLNGLVMAMIRMPYALGLDQMMPKSKAMIQISKKFDFPVNSALFALIIVSFWLLVHYFSQKYNLFPNSDISEIAIVTSYLLYLGLYYKVFMLWKKKEIKSLFRGLICPILASIGSLIIFSGGIQNPLFGLYFVICAFVFGAGYAYYRFGVLKKLN, from the coding sequence ATGCAACAATCACGTTATAACTTATTTACCGCTATTGCTCTTATTGTTGGCGTTGTTGTTGGTTCCGGTATTTTTTTCAAAAGCGATAATATTCTCGTCGCAACCGGTGGAAGTGTTGCATTAGGCATTCTGGTTTTTGTTATTGCCGCCATTAGTATTGTTTTTGGCTGCCTAACCATCGCTGAACTTGCTGCCAGAACAGATCACCCCGGCGGGGTTCTTTCCTATGCCAAAGAATTTATCAGCCCCAGCATGGGGGCCGCCTATGGATGGTTTCAAACCTTTATTTACTTGCCAACCATTACTGCCATTTTAGCCTGGGTTTCCGGCATCTATTTCTGTATCCTCTTTAATGTGGAGCAGACTCTGGAAATTCAAATTTTAGCTGGAATTGGCTGTTTTTTTATTCTGTACGCAACAAATATTTTTTCTGCCAAAATCGGCGGTTATTTCCAAAGTGGCGCCATGGTTATTAAGCTGATTCCGCTGGTAATCATCGGTATTGCTGGTCTTATTTTTGGTGGTAGCGGGGAATACTTCACCACTACGGCCATATCAGAAGTTAGCTCCACAGGCTGGATTGCCGCGATTGCACCAATTGCTTTTTCATTTGATGGATGGATTATTTCCACCTCTGTCGCCTACGAAATTAAAAACAGCAAACGAAATCTGCCTTTAGCCCTGGCCATCAGTCCGCTGATTATTCTGGTTCTCTATATTATTTATTTTGTCGGAATTTCCAATTTGGTCGGTCCTGCCGAAATTATGAGGACTGGCGATGCCCATCTGGATTTTGCTGCCAACATGATTTTCGGACCCAGCGGCGCAAAAATCTTGATGCTGTTTGTTTTTATCTCCGTTCTTGGTACCCTTAATGGCCTGGTAATGGCGATGATTAGAATGCCCTACGCTTTAGGACTGGACCAAATGATGCCTAAATCGAAAGCGATGATCCAAATCTCAAAGAAATTTGATTTTCCGGTGAATTCAGCTCTTTTCGCGCTGATTATCGTTTCATTCTGGTTGCTGGTTCATTATTTTTCCCAGAAGTATAACCTGTTTCCAAATTCTGACATTTCAGAAATTGCCATTGTAACCAGTTATCTTTTGTATCTGGGGCTGTATTATAAGGTATTTATGTTATGGAAAAAGAAAGAAATAAAAAGTCTCTTCAGAGGTCTTATTTGCCCTATTCTGGCTTCGATTGGCTCATTGATTATTTTCTCAGGCGGCATTCAGAATCCCTTATTTGGTCTCTATTTTGTGATTTGCGCTTTTGTTTTTGGTGCTGGCTACGCATATTACCGTTTTGGAGTTTTAAAAAAACTTAATTAA
- the upp gene encoding uracil phosphoribosyltransferase — MQNVTIVDHPLVMHKLTHLRKMETPSREFRELVKELSSLMAWEVTKHFPLKEIDIETPICKTTQKVLAEKDVVIVPILRAGLGMVEGFTNIIPKAKIGHIGLYRDPETLQAVEYYKKLPSDIAEREAIIVDPMLATGVSVIHTIRLLKEANCPNIKVVHILACPEGIKAVTTAYPDVPIFCAAIDDHLNEHAYIVPGLGDAGDRLFGTK, encoded by the coding sequence ATGCAAAATGTAACCATAGTGGATCATCCACTAGTCATGCACAAATTAACCCATCTTCGAAAGATGGAAACCCCTTCTCGAGAATTCCGAGAATTGGTAAAAGAACTGTCCAGCCTGATGGCCTGGGAAGTTACTAAACATTTTCCACTAAAAGAAATTGACATTGAAACCCCCATCTGTAAAACGACCCAAAAAGTTCTGGCCGAAAAGGATGTGGTCATTGTCCCTATTCTACGGGCAGGTTTAGGCATGGTTGAAGGTTTTACCAATATTATCCCCAAGGCCAAAATTGGCCACATCGGTCTGTATCGTGATCCCGAAACCCTTCAGGCCGTGGAATATTATAAAAAACTGCCTTCGGACATCGCTGAAAGAGAAGCCATTATTGTTGACCCCATGCTTGCCACCGGCGTTTCTGTGATTCATACGATCCGACTTTTAAAAGAAGCCAACTGCCCGAACATTAAAGTGGTGCACATTCTTGCCTGTCCCGAAGGTATTAAGGCCGTCACCACCGCTTATCCCGATGTTCCCATTTTTTGTGCCGCCATTGATGACCACTTGAACGAACATGCCTACATTGTTCCTGGCTTAGGAGATGCCGGAGACCGACTCTTTGGAACAAAATAA
- a CDS encoding chitobiase/beta-hexosaminidase C-terminal domain-containing protein: protein MANWETDEDNNATVKEEKAGQTAVVKPEKNSTKKVILIVSAAVLGLILVIGGVLGFLNFQKVNAINSGIKNGESLLADTNYTEALTVFDDVLKIDSNNADAIFGKAKAYTGLSNFVMAKTFYEDALLKEKNKEKQKQIYDAYINSEIMAKVMENDLFTLLDRAAAATGEKKYSNQKSDYAVKVPSFKLNPGTYQGTQSLEIVKGDINDKVYYTTDGSQPAVGSIEYTDPVLLQKGEHIIRAIEVGSSGFSSKTIEGKYSIVDVPTTTGGTVSGGGTSDAADYYNFSLVASSTLPNMSGISYYVGNVMDGNDNTAWVEGVAGDGVGEHIQCVYNGTGPLTIHGFAIKTGYVKSSTTFAENGSVRGLAVYVNTNPIANAMLERIRDEQTVSISPTTINPGDSLVFMIDSVVPGPSDGEHDTAISEIRLF, encoded by the coding sequence TTGGCAAATTGGGAGACCGATGAGGATAATAATGCGACAGTTAAGGAAGAAAAGGCGGGTCAAACGGCGGTAGTTAAGCCGGAAAAGAATTCGACCAAAAAAGTAATTCTGATAGTTTCAGCAGCCGTGCTTGGTTTGATTTTGGTCATTGGTGGGGTTCTGGGATTTTTAAATTTCCAGAAGGTAAATGCCATTAACAGCGGGATAAAAAATGGCGAGAGTTTATTAGCGGATACTAACTACACCGAAGCACTAACGGTTTTTGATGATGTGCTAAAGATTGATTCTAATAATGCCGACGCGATTTTTGGAAAAGCAAAGGCCTATACAGGATTGTCAAATTTTGTAATGGCCAAGACCTTTTATGAAGATGCGTTGTTAAAAGAAAAGAATAAAGAAAAACAGAAACAAATTTATGATGCCTACATTAATTCAGAGATAATGGCCAAGGTAATGGAGAATGATCTTTTTACCCTGCTTGATCGGGCCGCTGCGGCGACGGGTGAAAAAAAATATAGCAACCAAAAAAGTGATTATGCGGTAAAAGTGCCTTCGTTTAAGCTTAATCCGGGAACCTATCAAGGAACTCAATCCCTGGAGATCGTCAAGGGCGACATAAATGATAAGGTTTATTACACCACGGATGGCTCCCAGCCTGCGGTTGGATCAATCGAATATACTGATCCGGTTTTACTGCAAAAAGGTGAACACATTATTAGAGCCATCGAAGTGGGCAGCAGCGGATTCTCCAGTAAAACGATTGAAGGAAAGTATAGCATCGTGGATGTCCCAACGACAACCGGTGGAACTGTATCAGGAGGTGGTACGTCTGACGCTGCGGATTATTATAATTTCAGTTTAGTTGCTTCTTCGACCTTACCGAATATGTCTGGGATCAGTTATTATGTTGGCAATGTCATGGACGGCAATGATAACACAGCCTGGGTTGAAGGCGTTGCAGGAGATGGCGTGGGAGAGCACATTCAATGTGTTTATAACGGAACCGGACCGCTGACTATCCATGGATTCGCCATAAAAACTGGATATGTTAAGAGTTCCACGACCTTTGCCGAAAACGGCAGCGTCCGCGGTTTGGCGGTTTATGTGAATACCAATCCCATCGCAAATGCGATGCTCGAACGCATTCGCGATGAACAGACGGTTTCGATAAGTCCCACAACTATTAATCCCGGAGATTCGCTCGTTTTTATGATCGACAGTGTGGTACCGGGACCATCAGATGGCGAACACGACACGGCCATCTCTGAGATCAGATTGTTCTGA
- the mog gene encoding molybdopterin adenylyltransferase: protein MYRTGIMTLSDKGSTGQREDKSGPMIQTMLAETDLYEVVKTVILPDDLETIKEALIVWADEDHLDLILTTGGTGFSQRDWTPEATIAVCDRMTPGIPEAMRYHSLQITPKAMLSRSAAGIRKQTLIINLPGSPKAVKENLEAILPALDHGLEMLLSSGSANCAEPIK from the coding sequence ATGTATCGAACTGGAATAATGACCTTAAGCGATAAAGGCTCTACGGGCCAACGCGAAGACAAAAGCGGTCCCATGATTCAAACCATGTTAGCAGAGACGGATCTTTATGAGGTAGTTAAAACCGTTATTCTGCCAGATGATCTGGAAACCATCAAGGAAGCCCTAATCGTCTGGGCTGACGAAGATCACCTTGATTTAATCCTGACCACCGGCGGCACCGGGTTTTCCCAGCGGGATTGGACGCCCGAAGCCACCATTGCCGTCTGTGACCGCATGACTCCGGGTATTCCTGAAGCCATGCGCTATCACAGTCTCCAAATTACCCCAAAAGCGATGCTCAGCCGAAGCGCCGCCGGCATCCGTAAGCAAACTCTGATTATTAACCTTCCCGGCAGCCCCAAAGCGGTCAAAGAAAACCTGGAAGCGATTTTACCGGCGCTTGATCATGGTCTGGAGATGCTGTTAAGCTCTGGCTCCGCAAATTGCGCGGAACCCATCAAATAA
- a CDS encoding MOSC domain-containing protein has translation MSGKVIAVNISEKKGEMKKPIPSGNFIEDFGLEGDAHAGKWHRQVSLLGQESIDKMIEMGAAGLCAGNFAENITTEGICVYELPVGTKLKIGETLQEVTQIGKECHAGCEIAQQVGDCIMPREGIFTIILKGGTIKAGDSVEIVE, from the coding sequence ATGAGTGGAAAAGTTATCGCAGTTAATATCAGTGAAAAAAAAGGTGAAATGAAAAAACCAATTCCATCAGGAAATTTTATTGAAGATTTTGGTTTAGAAGGAGATGCCCACGCCGGCAAATGGCATCGTCAAGTCAGCCTGCTAGGTCAAGAAAGCATCGACAAAATGATTGAAATGGGTGCCGCCGGACTATGTGCCGGGAATTTTGCCGAAAACATCACCACCGAAGGAATCTGTGTGTACGAACTTCCGGTGGGAACAAAACTAAAAATTGGTGAAACACTCCAGGAAGTGACCCAGATTGGCAAAGAATGTCATGCTGGCTGTGAAATTGCTCAACAGGTGGGGGATTGTATTATGCCAAGGGAAGGTATTTTTACGATCATTTTAAAAGGTGGTACCATCAAAGCTGGCGATAGCGTTGAAATTGTCGAATAA
- the moaA gene encoding GTP 3',8-cyclase MoaA, with product MNDHFGRKINYMRISITDLCNLRCVYCMPEEGIEKHPHQKNLSFEEILDLIKAGVNLGVDKIRLTGGEPLVRHGIVDLVREIGRIPGIKDLTMTTNGILLPKYAKDLKEAGLTRVNISLDTFDPEKFHKITRWGHLEDVLAGIAAAKEVGMHPIKINTVLIKDFNDDEIEAFVNYTKEEDVYVRFIELMPLGESSGFAENKYLSNNEVLKRMPALTPLLEPDKTGPAEYYQLPGAKGRVGLINPISKHFCSECNRIRVTTDGKIKPCLHSDYEIDLVALHKEGKSYQEILLQAIDDKPEKHHINEHEKQLRRNMNEIGG from the coding sequence ATGAATGATCATTTTGGAAGAAAAATAAATTATATGCGTATCTCCATCACCGATTTATGCAATTTAAGATGTGTCTACTGTATGCCGGAAGAGGGAATTGAGAAACATCCCCATCAGAAGAATCTCTCGTTTGAAGAAATTCTCGATCTGATAAAAGCTGGTGTTAATTTGGGCGTTGATAAGATTCGGCTAACCGGTGGAGAACCGCTGGTACGCCATGGAATTGTCGATTTAGTACGAGAAATTGGTAGGATTCCCGGCATCAAGGATTTGACCATGACTACTAATGGTATCCTGTTGCCTAAATACGCCAAAGACCTGAAAGAAGCTGGTTTAACCCGGGTAAATATCAGCCTGGATACCTTTGATCCCGAGAAATTTCACAAGATCACCCGCTGGGGTCATCTTGAAGATGTTCTTGCAGGGATTGCAGCAGCCAAAGAAGTGGGGATGCATCCAATAAAAATCAATACGGTGCTAATTAAGGATTTTAATGACGATGAAATCGAAGCTTTTGTGAATTACACCAAAGAGGAAGATGTTTATGTACGCTTTATTGAACTGATGCCTTTGGGTGAGTCCAGCGGTTTTGCTGAAAATAAATATCTTTCCAATAATGAGGTATTAAAACGGATGCCGGCACTAACGCCACTGTTGGAGCCGGATAAAACGGGACCAGCAGAATATTATCAATTGCCGGGAGCTAAAGGCAGAGTCGGGCTGATCAATCCCATCAGTAAGCATTTTTGTAGTGAATGCAATCGGATCCGGGTGACCACTGATGGTAAGATCAAACCCTGTCTCCATTCGGACTATGAAATTGATCTGGTAGCACTGCATAAAGAAGGAAAAAGTTATCAGGAAATTTTACTGCAGGCAATCGATGATAAACCGGAGAAGCATCACATTAACGAGCATGAAAAGCAGTTGCGAAGAAATATGAACGAGATTGGAGGTTGA
- the glyA gene encoding serine hydroxymethyltransferase, whose protein sequence is MYFEKVKVADPEIYELMEKELQRQQSHLELIASENFVSEAVMIAMGSHLTNKYAEGTPGHRFYGGCVHVDTIEQVAIDRAKTLFGAEHANVQPHSGAQANTAVYMGILEPGDTVLGMRLDQGGHLTHGSPANLSGKYYNFISYGVDQETETINYDEIEKLIKEHNPKLVVVGASSYPRAIDFERISKLTKAAGCYLMVDMAHIAGLVAAGQHQSPVPYADFVTTTTHKTLRGPRGGIILCKKEYAKQIDKGVFPGTQGGPLEHMIAAKAVAFKEAATPEFKAYQEQVVKNAKVLAAALEKRGFRIVSGGTDNHLMLLDVSKVGLTGKEADETLGKVNITANKNAIPYDKESPFVTSGIRVGTPAITSRGLVEEDMEVVADAIEAALIKKDMELALEKVAFLTEKYPLYPGLMG, encoded by the coding sequence ATGTATTTTGAAAAAGTAAAAGTTGCAGATCCTGAGATTTATGAACTCATGGAAAAGGAATTGCAGCGACAACAGAGTCATTTAGAGCTGATCGCCTCTGAAAACTTTGTGTCGGAAGCTGTGATGATTGCCATGGGGAGCCATTTAACCAATAAATATGCCGAAGGTACCCCGGGACATCGGTTCTACGGAGGCTGTGTTCATGTAGATACCATTGAGCAGGTCGCCATTGATCGAGCCAAAACTTTATTCGGCGCGGAGCATGCCAATGTGCAACCACATTCTGGTGCCCAGGCAAATACTGCTGTATACATGGGTATTCTGGAACCGGGAGATACCGTTTTAGGAATGCGATTAGATCAGGGTGGCCATTTAACCCATGGTAGTCCAGCCAATCTCTCGGGTAAATATTACAATTTTATATCCTATGGTGTGGATCAGGAAACTGAAACCATTAACTATGATGAAATAGAGAAACTCATTAAAGAGCACAATCCTAAATTAGTAGTTGTTGGTGCCAGTTCATATCCAAGAGCCATCGATTTTGAACGCATTTCAAAATTAACCAAGGCAGCCGGTTGTTATCTGATGGTTGATATGGCACATATTGCTGGTCTTGTGGCGGCTGGACAGCACCAAAGCCCGGTACCCTACGCAGATTTTGTAACCACCACCACTCACAAAACATTAAGAGGCCCAAGAGGTGGCATTATTTTATGTAAAAAAGAATATGCCAAACAGATTGATAAGGGCGTATTCCCTGGCACCCAAGGGGGACCATTGGAACATATGATCGCCGCCAAAGCAGTCGCCTTTAAAGAAGCAGCAACACCAGAGTTTAAAGCTTATCAGGAACAAGTGGTCAAAAACGCCAAAGTGTTGGCAGCAGCTCTTGAAAAACGCGGCTTTAGAATTGTTTCTGGCGGTACTGATAATCATCTGATGCTGCTTGACGTCAGTAAAGTTGGCTTAACCGGGAAAGAAGCCGATGAAACCCTGGGCAAGGTCAATATTACGGCCAATAAAAATGCCATTCCTTATGACAAAGAAAGTCCTTTTGTCACCAGTGGAATCCGGGTGGGTACTCCTGCTATTACATCCCGCGGTTTGGTAGAAGAAGACATGGAAGTTGTTGCCGACGCCATCGAAGCGGCACTGATTAAAAAAGATATGGAACTGGCGCTTGAAAAAGTCGCTTTTTTAACCGAAAAATATCCTTTGTATCCGGGATTAATGGGCTAG
- a CDS encoding N-6 DNA methylase, protein MKFQEISDKLIRFIKKYNYLAEDRSTNVIFLLKCSVLKYLSDNQRIDFERHQSELKKNFTLDYMMELWQGEPIHEAFWVQPKGDIQPLGDEIWDWVCDLVEKSPSLKGENPGLIGNLYEESLLINHKKNQGIFYTPENIAGYMASKVLKNIKIGDKSQIIRILDPACGSGSLLSAVYDQIILNCGEMGQSETDALHQLLLEKCLLGVDRDPLACLVTRLILSLKGNRYVKPLGIICGDILIEDLIENESVDVVIGNPPYVGHKEINTDYMKNLKNRYFEVYQDKGDLSYCFIHRGWELLKPEGQLIHITSRYFIEAFYGKPLRAFIKKSFGIQEIVDFNGLRIIEGVGVDPAIIRLIKKNQVDKNHTIQIKRFFIKNHKPETYPELIHLLAQAKLVEQPAENQLFEAFEIQQAGLKDDSWRLYSPITRGIIEKIEKKTPFTLDNVVQSFQGIITGNDKAFIFNDGDEALKEFETDLLKPWIKNKDVGMFTVAEPQKIILYTNSINNIKKYPQVEKHLENFKEKLKNRRECQSGKLPWYKLQWGRDPDHFEGRKIIFPYKATQNRFAIDEDKCYFSADVYGLILKPRLYHQITEEFLVILLNSRLYNYYFKSYGKKMGDKLYEYYPNTLLRLGIPDIKDENIKYFKDSYDRIVQLKKNGDTEQLSNVLAEVDAWFYRFFELNQTEMEVIETKL, encoded by the coding sequence ATGAAGTTTCAGGAGATTTCAGATAAGCTGATCCGTTTTATTAAAAAATATAATTATCTTGCCGAAGATCGAAGTACCAACGTCATTTTTTTATTAAAGTGCTCTGTTCTAAAATATCTGTCAGACAATCAGCGCATTGATTTTGAGCGGCATCAGTCGGAGCTTAAAAAGAATTTTACATTAGATTATATGATGGAACTCTGGCAGGGAGAACCAATCCATGAAGCATTTTGGGTTCAACCGAAGGGGGATATCCAGCCTCTTGGGGATGAAATATGGGATTGGGTCTGTGACCTAGTTGAAAAATCACCATCACTTAAAGGGGAAAACCCGGGGCTGATTGGTAATCTTTACGAAGAAAGTCTGTTAATTAATCACAAGAAAAACCAGGGAATTTTTTACACCCCTGAAAATATCGCTGGTTATATGGCATCAAAAGTGTTGAAAAATATAAAAATAGGGGATAAATCCCAAATTATTAGGATTTTAGACCCGGCTTGCGGAAGTGGTTCCCTTTTAAGTGCTGTTTATGATCAAATTATTTTGAATTGTGGCGAAATGGGACAAAGTGAAACAGATGCCTTGCATCAGTTATTGTTAGAGAAATGTCTCCTGGGCGTAGACCGAGATCCGCTGGCCTGTTTGGTTACTCGACTCATCCTCAGCCTAAAAGGAAACAGATATGTTAAACCATTGGGAATTATTTGTGGCGATATTTTGATTGAAGATTTGATCGAAAATGAATCAGTGGATGTCGTCATTGGTAATCCTCCCTATGTTGGGCACAAAGAAATCAATACCGACTATATGAAAAATCTTAAAAATCGGTATTTTGAAGTATATCAGGACAAAGGCGATCTTTCTTATTGTTTTATCCATCGGGGTTGGGAGCTGTTAAAACCGGAGGGACAACTGATTCATATTACTTCCCGTTATTTTATTGAAGCATTTTATGGAAAACCTTTACGAGCCTTTATTAAAAAATCTTTTGGGATCCAGGAAATTGTCGATTTCAATGGACTGCGAATTATCGAAGGAGTGGGGGTTGACCCGGCGATTATCCGGCTGATCAAAAAGAATCAGGTAGATAAGAACCACACCATTCAGATCAAACGGTTTTTTATTAAAAACCATAAACCGGAGACCTATCCGGAATTGATTCATTTATTAGCTCAGGCGAAATTGGTCGAGCAACCGGCCGAAAATCAACTATTTGAGGCGTTCGAGATTCAACAGGCTGGCTTAAAGGATGATTCCTGGCGGCTTTATTCGCCAATTACTCGGGGAATTATCGAAAAGATCGAGAAAAAGACACCGTTTACTCTGGACAATGTGGTTCAAAGCTTTCAGGGGATTATCACCGGAAATGACAAAGCCTTTATCTTTAATGATGGGGATGAAGCACTTAAGGAATTTGAAACAGATCTTTTAAAACCCTGGATTAAAAATAAAGATGTGGGCATGTTCACAGTGGCGGAACCACAAAAAATAATTCTCTATACCAACAGTATCAATAATATTAAAAAATATCCTCAGGTTGAAAAACATCTGGAAAATTTCAAGGAAAAGCTCAAAAACCGTCGGGAGTGCCAAAGTGGCAAGCTGCCCTGGTATAAACTGCAGTGGGGCAGAGATCCTGATCATTTTGAAGGACGCAAGATCATATTTCCATATAAAGCAACGCAGAATCGTTTTGCGATTGATGAAGATAAATGTTATTTCAGTGCAGATGTGTATGGACTGATCCTGAAACCCCGACTTTATCATCAAATAACTGAGGAGTTTCTGGTTATTCTGCTGAACAGCCGACTGTACAATTATTATTTTAAGTCATATGGAAAAAAAATGGGTGATAAGCTTTATGAATATTATCCCAATACGTTGTTGAGATTGGGTATCCCAGATATAAAAGATGAAAATATTAAGTATTTTAAAGACTCATATGATAGAATCGTTCAATTAAAGAAAAATGGAGACACTGAACAATTGAGCAATGTTCTTGCGGAAGTTGATGCGTGGTTCTACCGTTTTTTTGAGTTAAACCAAACAGAAATGGAAGTAATCGAAACGAAATTATGA